A single Brassica rapa cultivar Chiifu-401-42 chromosome A04, CAAS_Brap_v3.01, whole genome shotgun sequence DNA region contains:
- the LOC103864342 gene encoding chaperone protein dnaJ A6, chloroplastic yields MASIQFGSTCVAQWSIRPHFALTAYHPSSGLQSSTRQQNSMRSQINCLGASRSSMFSHGSLPFLSMAGSRGVQPRRGSRFTVRADADYYSVLGVSKNATKSEIKSAYRKLARNYHPDVNKEPGAEEKFKEISNAYEVLSDDEKKSLYDRFGEAGVKGAGGMGGMGDFSNPFDLFESLFEGMGGMGGGGGMGRGSRSRAVDGQDEYYSLILNFKEAVFGMEKEIEITRLESCGTCEGSGAKPGTKPTKCTTCGGQGQVVSSARTPLGVFQQVMTCSSCNGTGEISTPCGTCSGDGRVRKTKRISLKVPAGVDSGSRLRVRGEGNAGKKGGSPGDLFVVIEVIPDPVLKREDTNILYTCKISYIDAILGTTLKVPTVDGTVDLKVPAGTQPGTTLVMAKKGVPVLNKSNMRGDQLVRVQVEIPKRLSKEEKKLIEELADMSKNKTANSSSSSVR; encoded by the exons ATGGCTTCCATACAATTTGGGAGTACATGTGTTGCTCAATGGAGTATTCGTCCTCATTTTGCTCTCACAGCTTATCATCCTAGCAGCGGACTCCAATCATCAACCCGCCAACAAAa TTCCATGAGGAGCCAAATAAACTGTTTGGGAGCTTCAAGGTCCAGTATGTTCTCACACGGCTCCCTGCCCTTCTTGTCCATGGCCGGTTCTAGAGGTGTGCAACCTCGTAGAGGTTCTCGCTTCACTGTTAGAGCTGATGCA gattacTATTCGGTCCTCGGAGTTTCGAAAAATGCAACCAAATCGGAGATTAAAAGCG CTTATCGGAAGCTTGCTAGGAATTACCATCCGGATGTCAACAA GGAACCTGGTGCAGAAGAGAAATTCAAAGAAATAAGTAATGCATATGAG GTCTTATCAGATGATGAAAAGAAGTCTCTTTACGATAGGTTCGGTGAGGCCGGAGTCAAAGGCGCTGGTGGAATGGGAGGCATGGGG GACTTTAGTAATCCTTTCGATCTGTTCGAGTCATTATTTGAAGGTATGGGTGGGATGGGAGGTGGTGGTGGGATGGGCAGAGGTTCAAGAAGCAGAGCCGTAGACGGTCAAGACGAGTATTACTCCCTCATCTTGAACTTCAAAGAAGCAGTTTTCGGGATGGAGAAGGAGATAGAGATAACCCGCCTCGAGAGCTGCGGGACTTGCGAAGGCTCTGGCGCAAAACCAGGAACCAAACCGACCAAATGCACAACCTGCGGCGGTCAAGGCCAAGTGGTTTCGTCAGCAAGGACTCCTCTCGGTGTATTCCAACAAGTCATGACCTGCTCCTCCTGTAACGGCACCGGAGAGATCTCCACGCCGTGCGGTACCTGCTCAGGAGACGGACGCGTGAGGAAGACCAAACGGATAAGTCTCAAAGTACCAGCCGGGGTTGATTCCGGTAGCCGGTTGAGAGTGAGAGGAGAAGGCAATGCAGGGAAGAAAGGAGGTTCACCGGGTGATCTTTTTGTTGTCATAGAGGTTATACCGGACCCGGTTCTGAAACGGGAGGACACTAATATTCTCTACACTTGCAAGATATCTTATATAGACGCTATCTTAGGGACGACACTGAAGGTTCCAACGGTGGATGGGACGGTAGATTTGAAAGTACCGGCCGGGACACAGCCGGGGACGACGCTGGTGATGGCGAAAAAGGGAGTTCCGGTGTTGAACAAGAGTAACATGAGAGGGGATCAGCTGGTGAGAGTGCAAGTGGAGATACCGAAGAGGTTGAGcaaagaggagaagaagcttATTGAGGAGCTTGCTGATATGAGCAAGAACAAGACTGCTAATAGCAGCAGCAGTAGTGTTAGATGA
- the LOC103864345 gene encoding RNA cytosine-C(5)-methyltransferase NSUN2 isoform X1 — translation MGRGRQRGRSQRKHFKESRENVWKRPKSDAPDNAAVADKPTWEPFLTDNPNFEEYYKEQGIVKAEEWELFMEILRKPLPAAFRVNSNSQFCDEIISILENDFVKSLQAEAIEGGELEAIKPLPWYPKNLAWHSNFSRKEIRKNKILERFHEFLKLENEVGNMTRQEAVSMVPPLFLDVHPDHFVLDMCAAPGSKTFQLLEIIHGASEPGTLPNGLVVANDVDFQRSNLLIHQTKRMCTANLIVTNHEGQQFPGCRLKGPSDNLPINQLSFDRVLCDVPCSGDGTLRKAPDIWRKWNSGMGNGLHSLQVILAMRGLSLLKVGGKMIYSTCSMNPVEDEAVVAEILRRCGDSVELLDVSDKLPELIRRPGLKTWKVRDKGGWFTSYKDVPQNRRGGVIVSMFPSGKNLKDSTETTQENENGGVQDECKETENSVVDAIPDEPVVEISDLPLERCMRIVPHDQNTGAFFIAVLHKVSPLPVFLTDFQEKPNPRKHSSKKNADSTVKSPPEEAVVSANTEPVESPVEKVQEEDANSEKDDSLVEPEKKNTEGETTITEEKEANPPSQAGGKRKVPMQGRWKGFDPVVFLKEETLIDSIKEFYGIKDESFPLYGHLVTRNTDTSSVKRIYYVSKSVKEVLQLNFAVGQQLKIASVGLKMFERQSAKEGSSKPCSFRISAEGLPVILPYITKQVLYTPMADFKHLLEHKSIRFPDFVNPQLSQKATELVLGCCVVILSDGEEPVKADASTIAISCWRGNNSLAVMITPADCQELLERLAERTPKTGGGSVDGNNGDSVAMETA, via the exons ATGGGAAGAGGAAGACAGAGAGGTCGTTCTCAGAGAAAACACTTCAAAGAGAGCAGAGAGAATGTCTGGAAACGCCCCAAATCAGATGCTCCCGACAACGCCGCCGTCGCTGACAAACCCACCTGGGAGCCTTTCTTGACCGATAACCCTAACTTCGAGGAGTACTACAAG GAACAAGGGATAGTGAAAGCAGAAGAGTGGGAGCTGTTCATGGAGATTCTTCGTAAGCCTTTGCCCGCTGCGTTTAGGGTTAACTCCAA TAGCCAGTTTTGCGATGAGATTATATCCATATTGGAGAATGACTTTGTGAAATCTCTTCAGGCTGAG GCCATAGAAGGTGGTGAGTTGGAGGCTATTAAGCCCTTGCCTTGGTATCCTAAGAATCTTGCTTGGCATTCTAATTTTTCTCGCAAGGAGATTAGGAAAAATAAGATACTTGAGAG GTTTCATGAATTTCTGAAACTAGAAAATGAAGTTGGAAACATGACTAGACAGGAAGCTGTTAGCATG GTGCCTCCTCTTTTCCTCGACGTACATCCAGATCATTTTGTGCTTGACA TGTGTGCTGCACCGGGTTCAAAAACATTTCAGCTGCTTGAGATTATACATGGAGCATCAGAACCAGGAACTCTACCTAATGGATTG GTGGTGGCTAACGATGTTGATTTCCAAAGATCTAACCTTCTTATTCACCAAACAAAGAGAATGTGCACAGCCAACTTGATAGTGACTAACCATGAAGGGCAACAGTTCCCCGGTTGCCGCTTGAAAGGACCAAGTGATAATTTACCCATTAATCAGCTTTCCTTTGACCGTGTTCTATGTGATGTTCCGTGCAGTGGTGATGGTACACTGCGCAAGGCTCCAGACATCTGGCGGAAATG GAATTCTGGAATGGGCAATGGACTCCATAGCCTGCAGGTTATCCTTGCTATGAGGG GTTTATCACTGTTGAAAGTTGGTGGGAAAATGATATACTCAACCTGCTCAATGAACCCAGTTGAGGATGAAGCTGTTGTTGCTGAG ATTCTAAGGAGGTGTGGAGACTCTGTTGAACTTTTAGATGTTTCTGATAAGCTTCCTGAACTCATACGGAGGCCAGGTCTCAAGACATGGAAG GTGCGTGATAAAGGTGGGTGGTTTACTTCTTACAAAGACGTTCCTCAAAACCGAAGAGGAGGAGTCATTGTGAGCATGTTTCCTTCTGGGAAAAACCTCAAGGACTCAACCGAAACAACTCAGGAGAATGAGAATGGTGGTGTTCAAGATGAGTGCAAGGAAACAGAGAACTCTGTGGTGGATGCTATTCCTGATGAACCAGTTGTTGAGATCTCTGATCTTCCACTTGAACGTTGCATGAGGATAGTGCCTCATGATCAGAACACTGGAGCCTTTTTCATCGCGGTCCTTCACAAAGTTTCACCACTGCCAg TTTTTCTCACAGACTTTCAGGAGAAACCAAATCCAAGAAAGCACTCATCTAAGAAAAATGCTGACTCGACGGTAAAGTCTCCGCCTGAAGAAGCTGTTGTCAGTGCTAATACTGAACCAGTAGAGAGTCCAGTGGAAAAGGTTCAAGAAGAAGATGCAAACAGTGAGAAAGATGATAGCTTGGtggaacctgagaaaaaaaacaCTGAGGGAGAAACCACCATCACTGAAGAGAAAGAAGCCAATCCTCCGAGTCAAGCGGGAGGCAAGAGAAAAGTACCGATGCAGGGGAGGTGGAAAGGCTTCGACCCTGTTGTTTTCCTGAAAGAGGAGACGTTAATCGATAGCATCAAGGAGTTTTACGGTATCAAAGACGAATCATTCCCATTGTATGGTCATCTGGTGACAAGAAACACCGACACAAGCAGCGTGAAGAGGATTTACTATGTTTCAAAATCGGTTAAGGAAGTTCTTCAGCTGAATTTCGCAGTCGGACAGCAGCTTAAGATTGCTTCCGTTGGCCTCAAGATGTTT GAGAGACAATCAGCAAAAGAAGGTTCAAGCAAGCCATGCTCATTCCGTATATCAGCGGAGGGACTACCTGTGATCCTTCCATACATCACCAAACAAGTTCTCTACACTCCAATGGCAGACTTCAAACATCTTCTTGAACACAAATCGATCAGGTTTCCCGATTTTGTCAATCCACAATTGAGTCAGAAAGCAACTGAACTTGTTCTGGGATGCTGTGTGGTGATTCTCAGCGACG GTGAAGAACCTGTGAAAGCAGATGCATCGACAATAGCAATCAGTTGCTGGAGAGGGAATAATAGTTTGGCTGTTATGATCACTCCTGCGGATTGCCAGGAGCTGCTAGAGAGACTTGCTGAGAGAACACCAAAAACAGGTGGTGGTTCCGTTGATGGGAACAACGGCGATTCAGTAGCTATGGAGACAGCTTAA
- the LOC103864343 gene encoding chaperone protein dnaJ A6, chloroplastic isoform X1 codes for MGVTQFRSSQFAVRAYHPSRIKQNSMRSQINCLGASSSSMFSHGSLSMAGTSRNMQSHRANTFDFLCGTDNTDYYSLLGVSEHSTLSELKKAYWRLAKTYHPDVNKDPDAADKFIEINNAYEVLLDEMKAYDAPGRIRGLKAVDDICEEEVIIPIKRTCYDLYSLKTLMAKCTTCGGQGHVYTSVKTPLGMKQEALTCSSCNGTGHVFDLRTSDIS; via the exons ATGGGTGTAACACAATTTAGAAGTAGTCAATTTGCAGTGAGAGCTTATCATCCCAGCAGAATCAAGCAAAA tTCCATGAGGAGCCAAATCAATTGTTTGGGAGCTTCAAGTTCGAGTATGTTCTCACATGGTTCCTTGTCCATGGCCGGAACGTCTAGAAATATGCAGAGTCACAGAGCGAACACGTTTGATTTCTTATGTGGTACAGACAATACA GATTACTATTCCCTTCTTGGAGTTTCAGAACATTCTACCCTATCTGAGCTTAAAAAAG CTTACTGGAGACTGGCTAAGACATACCATCCAGATGTGAACAA GGATCCTGATGCAGCAGATAAATTCATAGAAATAAATAATGCATATGAG GTGTTGTTAGATGAAATGAAAGCCTATGATGCACCGGGACGGATACGGGGATTGAAAGCTGTTGATGATATTTGTGAGGAAGAAGTAATAATACCCATCAAGAGGACTTGTTACGATTTGTATTCTCTAAAGACTCTTATGGCCAAATGCACCACTTGCGGCGGGCAAGGTCATGTGTACACATCAGTGAAAACTCCTCTTGGTATGAAGCAAGAAGCCCTGACTTGCTCCTCCTGTAATGGCACTGGCCATGTCTTTGATCTTCGAACATCTGACATCTCTTAA
- the LOC103864345 gene encoding RNA cytosine-C(5)-methyltransferase NSUN2 isoform X2, translated as MGRGRQRGRSQRKHFKESRENVWKRPKSDAPDNAAVADKPTWEPFLTDNPNFEEYYKEQGIVKAEEWELFMEILRKPLPAAFRVNSNSQFCDEIISILENDFVKSLQAEAIEGGELEAIKPLPWYPKNLAWHSNFSRKEIRKNKILERFHEFLKLENEVGNMTRQEAVSMVPPLFLDVHPDHFVLDMCAAPGSKTFQLLEIIHGASEPGTLPNGLVVANDVDFQRSNLLIHQTKRMCTANLIVTNHEGQQFPGCRLKGPSDNLPINQLSFDRVLCDVPCSGDGTLRKAPDIWRKWNSGMGNGLHSLQVILAMRGLSLLKVGGKMIYSTCSMNPVEDEAVVAEILRRCGDSVELLDVSDKLPELIRRPGLKTWKVRDKGGWFTSYKDVPQNRRGGVIVSMFPSGKNLKDSTETTQENENGGVQDECKETENSVVDAIPDEPVVEISDLPLERCMRIVPHDQNTGAFFIAVLHKVSPLPDFQEKPNPRKHSSKKNADSTVKSPPEEAVVSANTEPVESPVEKVQEEDANSEKDDSLVEPEKKNTEGETTITEEKEANPPSQAGGKRKVPMQGRWKGFDPVVFLKEETLIDSIKEFYGIKDESFPLYGHLVTRNTDTSSVKRIYYVSKSVKEVLQLNFAVGQQLKIASVGLKMFERQSAKEGSSKPCSFRISAEGLPVILPYITKQVLYTPMADFKHLLEHKSIRFPDFVNPQLSQKATELVLGCCVVILSDGEEPVKADASTIAISCWRGNNSLAVMITPADCQELLERLAERTPKTGGGSVDGNNGDSVAMETA; from the exons ATGGGAAGAGGAAGACAGAGAGGTCGTTCTCAGAGAAAACACTTCAAAGAGAGCAGAGAGAATGTCTGGAAACGCCCCAAATCAGATGCTCCCGACAACGCCGCCGTCGCTGACAAACCCACCTGGGAGCCTTTCTTGACCGATAACCCTAACTTCGAGGAGTACTACAAG GAACAAGGGATAGTGAAAGCAGAAGAGTGGGAGCTGTTCATGGAGATTCTTCGTAAGCCTTTGCCCGCTGCGTTTAGGGTTAACTCCAA TAGCCAGTTTTGCGATGAGATTATATCCATATTGGAGAATGACTTTGTGAAATCTCTTCAGGCTGAG GCCATAGAAGGTGGTGAGTTGGAGGCTATTAAGCCCTTGCCTTGGTATCCTAAGAATCTTGCTTGGCATTCTAATTTTTCTCGCAAGGAGATTAGGAAAAATAAGATACTTGAGAG GTTTCATGAATTTCTGAAACTAGAAAATGAAGTTGGAAACATGACTAGACAGGAAGCTGTTAGCATG GTGCCTCCTCTTTTCCTCGACGTACATCCAGATCATTTTGTGCTTGACA TGTGTGCTGCACCGGGTTCAAAAACATTTCAGCTGCTTGAGATTATACATGGAGCATCAGAACCAGGAACTCTACCTAATGGATTG GTGGTGGCTAACGATGTTGATTTCCAAAGATCTAACCTTCTTATTCACCAAACAAAGAGAATGTGCACAGCCAACTTGATAGTGACTAACCATGAAGGGCAACAGTTCCCCGGTTGCCGCTTGAAAGGACCAAGTGATAATTTACCCATTAATCAGCTTTCCTTTGACCGTGTTCTATGTGATGTTCCGTGCAGTGGTGATGGTACACTGCGCAAGGCTCCAGACATCTGGCGGAAATG GAATTCTGGAATGGGCAATGGACTCCATAGCCTGCAGGTTATCCTTGCTATGAGGG GTTTATCACTGTTGAAAGTTGGTGGGAAAATGATATACTCAACCTGCTCAATGAACCCAGTTGAGGATGAAGCTGTTGTTGCTGAG ATTCTAAGGAGGTGTGGAGACTCTGTTGAACTTTTAGATGTTTCTGATAAGCTTCCTGAACTCATACGGAGGCCAGGTCTCAAGACATGGAAG GTGCGTGATAAAGGTGGGTGGTTTACTTCTTACAAAGACGTTCCTCAAAACCGAAGAGGAGGAGTCATTGTGAGCATGTTTCCTTCTGGGAAAAACCTCAAGGACTCAACCGAAACAACTCAGGAGAATGAGAATGGTGGTGTTCAAGATGAGTGCAAGGAAACAGAGAACTCTGTGGTGGATGCTATTCCTGATGAACCAGTTGTTGAGATCTCTGATCTTCCACTTGAACGTTGCATGAGGATAGTGCCTCATGATCAGAACACTGGAGCCTTTTTCATCGCGGTCCTTCACAAAGTTTCACCACTGCCAg ACTTTCAGGAGAAACCAAATCCAAGAAAGCACTCATCTAAGAAAAATGCTGACTCGACGGTAAAGTCTCCGCCTGAAGAAGCTGTTGTCAGTGCTAATACTGAACCAGTAGAGAGTCCAGTGGAAAAGGTTCAAGAAGAAGATGCAAACAGTGAGAAAGATGATAGCTTGGtggaacctgagaaaaaaaacaCTGAGGGAGAAACCACCATCACTGAAGAGAAAGAAGCCAATCCTCCGAGTCAAGCGGGAGGCAAGAGAAAAGTACCGATGCAGGGGAGGTGGAAAGGCTTCGACCCTGTTGTTTTCCTGAAAGAGGAGACGTTAATCGATAGCATCAAGGAGTTTTACGGTATCAAAGACGAATCATTCCCATTGTATGGTCATCTGGTGACAAGAAACACCGACACAAGCAGCGTGAAGAGGATTTACTATGTTTCAAAATCGGTTAAGGAAGTTCTTCAGCTGAATTTCGCAGTCGGACAGCAGCTTAAGATTGCTTCCGTTGGCCTCAAGATGTTT GAGAGACAATCAGCAAAAGAAGGTTCAAGCAAGCCATGCTCATTCCGTATATCAGCGGAGGGACTACCTGTGATCCTTCCATACATCACCAAACAAGTTCTCTACACTCCAATGGCAGACTTCAAACATCTTCTTGAACACAAATCGATCAGGTTTCCCGATTTTGTCAATCCACAATTGAGTCAGAAAGCAACTGAACTTGTTCTGGGATGCTGTGTGGTGATTCTCAGCGACG GTGAAGAACCTGTGAAAGCAGATGCATCGACAATAGCAATCAGTTGCTGGAGAGGGAATAATAGTTTGGCTGTTATGATCACTCCTGCGGATTGCCAGGAGCTGCTAGAGAGACTTGCTGAGAGAACACCAAAAACAGGTGGTGGTTCCGTTGATGGGAACAACGGCGATTCAGTAGCTATGGAGACAGCTTAA
- the LOC103864343 gene encoding chaperone protein dnaJ A6, chloroplastic isoform X2 translates to MVPCPWPERLEICRVTERTRLISYVDYYSLLGVSEHSTLSELKKAYWRLAKTYHPDVNKDPDAADKFIEINNAYEVLLDEMKAYDAPGRIRGLKAVDDICEEEVIIPIKRTCYDLYSLKTLMAKCTTCGGQGHVYTSVKTPLGMKQEALTCSSCNGTGHVFDLRTSDIS, encoded by the exons ATGGTTCCTTGTCCATGGCCGGAACGTCTAGAAATATGCAGAGTCACAGAGCGAACACGTTTGATTTCTTATGTG GATTACTATTCCCTTCTTGGAGTTTCAGAACATTCTACCCTATCTGAGCTTAAAAAAG CTTACTGGAGACTGGCTAAGACATACCATCCAGATGTGAACAA GGATCCTGATGCAGCAGATAAATTCATAGAAATAAATAATGCATATGAG GTGTTGTTAGATGAAATGAAAGCCTATGATGCACCGGGACGGATACGGGGATTGAAAGCTGTTGATGATATTTGTGAGGAAGAAGTAATAATACCCATCAAGAGGACTTGTTACGATTTGTATTCTCTAAAGACTCTTATGGCCAAATGCACCACTTGCGGCGGGCAAGGTCATGTGTACACATCAGTGAAAACTCCTCTTGGTATGAAGCAAGAAGCCCTGACTTGCTCCTCCTGTAATGGCACTGGCCATGTCTTTGATCTTCGAACATCTGACATCTCTTAA
- the LOC103864344 gene encoding mediator of RNA polymerase II transcription subunit 18 — protein sequence MECVVQGIIETQHVEALEILLQGLCGVQRERLRVHELTLKSVPNLGVVSSEVRLLCDLDQQPEPTWTVKHVGGAMRGAGADQISVMVRTMIESKVSKNALRMFYSLGYKLDHELLKVGFAFHFQRTAHISVSVSSVNKMPKIHAIDEAVPVTPGMQIVVVTAPATPENYSEVAAAVSSFCEFLAPLVHLSKPFISTGVVPTAAAAAASLMSDGGGTTL from the exons ATGGAGTGTGTAGTTCAAGGAATCATCGAGACACAG CATGTTGAAGCTCTTGAGATCCTTCTTCAAGGTCTCTGTGGTGTTCAACGCGAACGCTTGAGAGTTCATGAGCTAACTTTGAAAAGCGTCCCAAATCTTG GAGTTGTATCTTCAGAAGTTAGGCTTCTATGTGACCTTGACCAACAACCAGAGCCCACATGGACGGTTAAACATGTTGGAGGTGCGATGAGAGGTGCAGGAGCTGATCAGATCTCTGTTATGGTGAGAACCATGATCGAAAGTAAAGTCAGCAAGAACGCCCTGCGTATGTTCTACTCCCTCGGTTACAAACTAGACCACGAGCTTCTCAAAGTTGGCTTCGCTTTTCACTTCCAACGGACAGCGCACATAAGCGTCTCTGTGTCTTCGGTGAACAAGATGCCTAAGATTCATGCCATAGATGAGGCTGTCCCTGTAACTCCCGGGATGCAGATTGTTGTTGTAACGGCTCCAGCAACGCCTGAGAACTACAGTGAAGTTGCAGCTGCGGTTTCATCCTTCTGTGAATTTCTCGCCCC gCTTGTGCACTTGTCGAAACCCTTCATCTCTACGGGAGTTGTGCCGACCGCTGCTGCGGCTGCTGCATCACTTATGTCGGATGGAGGTGGTACTACATTATGA